The window CCTGACGATAAAATTTCAATGTCAAGTATAACATGGCATACTACAATTATGGTAGGCAACCAAGGACTCAACTGCTAGACATGCTGAGcttggaattttttttaataaaatactgAAAGTGATCGAATGATTTCGTACTCACCACTGGTTTCAGCAACTCTTCTATAACTTCGTGTGCATGTCTCAATCTAGCATCGATCGTATTTGCCGGCGACTCTACCTCAATCAAGATATGCAACGGATCATTCAAGTGTTCATAACCTGGTCTTCCCCTCATTTTCTCCTCCTTCAAAACATCAAGGATGATGAAAGGTAAATAAACACTAAGGCAGCCGCAAAAGCTAAATTTTCAGGTAAATAGCTTTCTTTAGGTGAAAATGTGGTCTCGTTTATGTTCTCAGTCATGTAAAACTCAAACATTTCTATAACTCAACTATTTTGCTGGACATTCGATGCTCAGACTTGCAATAGAAAAGATGCAGTTGAGCTGCCATGCCACTTTAGTCGCTTGCAAACATtcgtaaacaaaaaaaaaatgtttaaaaccaCTGCAATAGCTTCATATGCGAAATGCTATAAAAGGCCATTTCAGAAGTTATCAGCATAGGCAATGATAGCTTTAGAAATAACAAAATTGGAAAAGATTGGTGATCAAGTTGGTGGTCAGAAATGGTTTAGGAAGGAATCTAATGTCTTCTTAGTAGGGGAAAAATAGGAAGATTGAAGAGAAAAATGAGATCATTGAGTTTATGCTAATGACCATTATTACAAAGAAAATACATGCTTGATACTTGATAGTTTGTTATTTCTACTAAAATTCCGGACCAAATATACATTCAATGGCATGGTAAGGAACTAGAGAAGTTTGTTTTACAGTTCGATGAGTagatattattatttttggttatCATAATGCAAGTTCATTACACTTGTTTAGATATTGCTTAAAGAATACACAAGCATAGATTGTAATTTGTTTCTTCTGGACACAGGAGGAATTCATTCTAATTAGATAGTTCAAGATATAATTTTGGGATAAAATGGTGTGAATAAGCCTTTGGTAGAGATAAACTTGGAATTTTACTGTTTTTGCAACCATATAGTGAAAGAGACAATTCTCCTTACCTTGTCAGAATCTTTTATTGAACCCTTTCCTCGAATGTAAACACGACATCCGGTTGATGCTTCAATTCTTTTCAGTGAATTACCCCTGGGTCCAAGAAGGCGTCCAACAAAATTGAACTAATGCAATCTAGAATGTGAGTGTCACAATGATAGAGAAATTACAGAGGAAAAATTAAAATGCGATGAAACAAAAAAACTCACATTAGGGTAGGTATCCACTGGAATCTCTAAACGCAAtactttctttattatgcatgaCTTTGGACTTGTAAGTGCTCCTCGCCAATCGATCGCAACTCCTTGTGAAAAGCCTAGCATCTTCTTAAGGATAAATTGAATGTAAAAGCAAAGATCACTATTCAGCAAAATGTAATTGTACACTTGAAGAGATGCATCATTCAGTATAGGTGTTCCAATTAGAGTTCGGGAATATGAAAAAATGAAAATGCAAGGACTCAGCTAATAAGAGAAAGTCGAGTATGATTCCGATTAAGTAGATAAATATACTTGATCTGAAAGTAACATTAGAAGATCTTTCACATAGAAGCAAGTTAACAATACACGATGCATAAAGAAATTCAGAGATAGTTCTTTGGAGTTTGGAGTGTCTCTTTAGGGCAACAGATTGCAAGTGTTGAAAATTGCAACTTCAAACATATGCCATGTTACTTCCATACATGAAAATCTACAATAGATCTTAACTTGATGGACCCTCCAGCTACAAACACTTACCATATTAGGAGGATATGATAAGTTTCTAAACATACAGATTGATCTCTTTCCTAAAACTTGAACTTTCGAGATAAGTGATCAACCAGTCAAATTTTATTGAGACGATACGTCAGCAAGCTCATTACAAATTAATAATTCGGCAAAAGCAAGCAAATGATGAAGACAATTGAATAGTAACAAAATGGCACAAGGATATACTGAAGGTATAAACTTGTCTACCTCTTGTTGGGGTGCATTCAGAATACTGATACAAGTCCCAGAATTACAAATCGATTCGGAATTAGCCATGGGACTGGGACTTCTTTGCTGCCTCCAGTTACAGTCACCAAATCCTTGGCTAGAAACCATGCCTGAGACTCTTAATATCTCTGATAGCAAGGAATTTATCAAACTTTAAATCAGTTAAAACATACAAGAAACTAGAAGTATTATTTCATATATCGAGAGATCTTACTAACTAGTGATAATGTAAATTCATATCCAACTGAACATTGATTTACTTGTCCATAAGAGTGTACAGCAGAGTGTATCAGTTAGTGCACAATCTTAAAGGAGTTTTAACTTCTAAAATAGTTAAGAAAGAATTCATAAAGTGCTGGTCAAAAGTGAAACTTAGAAGAGAAAAATGAAGATGTTCTTAAATAGTAAAAGTTTCATATATCTTAGCTCTACTATTTGATGGTTAATAAAATAATGATTGcctgggagatcctttcaatCACAAAGAGcaactaagatctcttgttttcagTTCTAGAAAAGAAAGATAGTTCGAGAACATCCTCATATGCCAAATAGAGACTGACATGAAATGCAAACATTGGTAGTCTTTTAGCAAATATGCAGTTACCTTTCCAACTTCTACTTCAATTTTTCCTCTCAGAAGCAATTTTTCAAACACTAGGGGCCATGTATGCTCTCTGTCTACAAAACATAGAGAGACAATTTGGCTCCCCACCCAAAAGCAAGTATTTAAATGTGGAACTCATTTCAAATATACAGAttagattgttggaactccatgTTCCATTTTGAAAAGGTGTCGGCAATGAAGATGTAACCATTGAATTATTATCAGAAAATGATAGTTCAGATGTAACCATAGAATCAAACAGTTGATACGCATAACAAAACAAAGAACTCGTGTTAGCTGATTGGTAGAATGAACGCATCAAATAAACCTTAAGAAGCACTTGAAAGCACATCCTGTACACGGTTCTGCTTAACgaagtttttttttctctaatCTGAAACCTCAAATCAATCCTTAGAAAGTAGTCAGTCACTGACCTTTGTTCAACAAGTGGCTACATATAGGAAGAACCTGCATGAAAGGCCCGAGTTTTTGATGCTCCGATAGCAGCTTTGCCAGATACTGACTGTTATTTGCAACACCAATTCTAATCACAAATTAAGCTTGATTACAAAGACAAGAAATTGGAGCAAACCCTGGGCCTTCCTGTAGGAACCTGTACCTGTCTATGTCTTCTTTGCTACTTGTCTGTGAGGATACTGGTGCAGCAGGGGAGGAGGACCTCTGAGAATATAAGCTCGACATGATGGTCGTTGAGAGGAAAATAGGCGAGATGGAAGAAAGGTGAGGTTTTAATGCAGGAGGAGGAAAGCTGCTTCTTCAGAACTCTGTAAGTCTCAATCCAGGCAACCCTTGCAACTCATAAAAGATATAAATAGAAGGAAgaggaaaaattccggaaaagaTTAATGAACATTTCTGTGGATCCATTCTTCGAAGTATTTTAGTAATGCGGTTGGCTTTAGGCACGTCCACAACTTTTTTACTGCGAGAgacagaacaaaaaaaaaaagtaaataattGTGGTTTTAATTGTTGGTATTTCAGACACACCAATGAATAATCAAACACATCTAACACTACAAAATGGAGGACGAAAGTAACAAATTGCCATCTTTTGGGAGAACAGAAGAGACTACTGCAAAATTGCCAATGAATTATTCCCTCTGCATGCAAATATCATCCCCTTTCTAATGTGTTTTTGGCAAAGAGATTGAACCATATACGTGGATAGTTATTGCATGGCAAAATGATGGTAAAGAAACTTGAGATCTATGGAGGACATTTTGGCTTCTTGCTGAATGCTGAGCATGCACCTCGTCTTCTTTTGCTATGGTTAAAGCCACATGTTAAATGAACGAGCAGAGTCTTAGGGCCGGCCACGAAGACTGTGACCAAGGAACCCCAGTCATGGAACAAGCTCGTGCATGCATATCTTGCTTTTGCTTGACACAAACTGGACTAAAGAAGTGCTGATATGGATTCACGCAATGAGATTAGCATTATTTATATAGAATCTTTTGCCTATCTTACTGTCGGAGGCAAGTAATCGAACACGAGACACAAGTACAATCGAGATATTAATGACAGTGggagatgaggaggaggaggaagaggagcaagCATAGGATTCCCTGGTGGTGTAATTTAATAAGGATACAACAAGGCACGTTGAGCTGGGGCATGAGGCAGCAGGGACAGATCTGTGTGGGTTTGCCCACAAAGCTGCCTCCTCGCTCTTGTTAAGCCACTGCATCATGTGCTATCATCTAAAATCTTCCCCCTCACAGCCAATTCACGTATGGCATACCAACTCCCATCTACTCTCCAAAAATCACAAACAGTACTAGAATGAGATTTttcagatttgtaagaaatctctAGTCATTTTCTTTCTCTGCTAGCTACCTAGCTAATGATTTTGTCCCGCCCAATACGTCCAAGGAGGGATGCCAACAAAGCCTAAACAGCATCCGACCACCAAAAAGTAGCATTAAGGTTCTCTTCGCCATGGAAGTCTATAGATACTGATGAGCGATGGCTCGTGGTTCAAAAACCGCCAAAgaagagagaggaaaaaaaacATATTTCGATGGCTCGTGCAAGTGCAAGTCATCTTTTGTAATGACAAATGCAAAAATATCTAGGGGAAAAAAGTGAAGCTAAAAGGCTCATAGTGTTTGAAACGGTGAAACAAGAACCTGTTTTTTCTTCAACAATTTTGATTTAATCCTCATTTACAATCACATTTTGATCATTTATACCGAGTAATATATCAAGTATTTAAGTGCAATTAGCATATGCTTAAGCTTTATTTTCCTTAGTTATACTTGCTGATTTGGGTATATAAATGAGATAATGAAATTGAAAACAATTGaatattttattcaaaataaacaagtaaaatttatgatttttatttttatttttattcctgTTATTCATTTCTATGTACAAGTAAAGGTTTTGGAGAACCAATCTAGGTATATTATTATAGATTTGTTATAGATTTATTacaaatttgatttttttcatatttaatttgaTATAGTATAATTAGGAAGATTTGATTTGATAATAGttataatttattaagaaatatTATGTGATTTCAATTTCTTAGATGGGAGTATGTAATTTGAAATAAGGGTGAAgttttctagaaaaaaaaatcacaagGTTTCCTTTTGTTGTCCAACTGCCTCTAAGGTTTCAGTCTTTATTAGCCATCGGAGATTTTGATCTTCGAGGgtgacaagtttcggccatagcgTCTCTTCCACCTCTGCCTACTTACTGAGACTCTAGCCAATCATGTCGGACTTCAGGCAGATGCCGACAAACTCTTTCATAATCAACTCTGCTCCAAATCACCCCATGATGCTGATGAACTCTTCCACAATCAACTTTGCTCCAAATCACCCCATTATGTAGCCAGAAACTATCTCCGACTTAATTACCATTCACAAACTGAATGGCCACAATTATCTTCAGTCGTCACAATCGGTAATGATGCTCATCAATGGACGAGGAAAAGATAATTATCTCATGGGTATTCTAGAACCAAAAATAGGTAATCTAGAGGGTCGAAAACAACTTTGTTATGTCATGGTTAATCAACTTTATAAATGCAGAAATCAGTGAAAATTTTCTATTGTTCAAGACTGCCCAAGATATATGGGAGATAGCTCAACCAAGACAACATTGCTAAATTCTTTCATGTTGAAAGCACCCTCTAAGACTTAAAGCAAGGTAATCATTCAATAACTACCTATTTGGCAACTCTTAATCGCTATTGGTAATAGGTGGATCTCTTATCTCTTTGAAACCCATAATTGGAAGTGTTCTAAAGACCAAACGTATTTCAAGCGATTTGTGAAGACTAAGAGAGTATTTAGATTTCTGATGGGACTTGATCAACCTATGGATATAGTAAGGAGCAGAATCCTTGACACAAAACCAATGCCAAGTCTTCGGGAGGTATTTTTAGAAGTTTGAAGGGAAGAAACACGTATGCAAGTAATATTGGGatagtcaaacatcaaaatttagCCAGTTAACTGAAGCAAGTGCTCTAGCTACTTGGAATTCCACTCACAACATGAATGACAATCGACTGAAGAAGAAGGGATTCCCATGGTGTGACTATTGTTGAATGGAAGGACACACTAAAGACACGTGTTGGAAGCTTCATGGGAAATCAGTAGATTAGAAGCCCTCTCAGGACCGAGAAGTAAAGGGAAATGTTGTAGTCACACCCATGACACAGTGTGACAACTCGATTCCTTTCTCTAAGGAACAACTTGATATTCTCCAACAGCTCATTCAAAAGGTAAATATCTCACCTCCATCAACAATGCACACATCTACCTACTTTGCTTGGATTGTAGATTCTGATGCTTCAGAGCACATGATAGATGATAGATTATTTTTCCCACTTTTTCACTATGTGACAAACCCCAATCGGTGCGTATAGCAAATGGGGCATGAGCTCAAGTAGTTGGGACAGGAATTATTCATCTCTTAAACACACTAACTCTACATTCGGTGCTATTTGTTCCTGACCTTGATTGTAATCTTGTGTATGTTAGTAGAGTAAATAAAGATCTCAACTGTGAGACTAAATTTAATTCTTTTCTAACTCTTGTGTGTTTTAGGACTTGAGCACAGGGAAGATGATTGACAGTGCTAAGTTTCATGAAGGTCTTCCTTAATGCATATCTATTTTCAAGTTATTTAGCTAGCCACAAATGTCAATTGAGTCTTGGTGATAGTAGTCAGTCCAATAAAGAAAGTGATATTATGATGTGTCGCTTTTGACTTGGTCATcccaattttttatatttaaggtACTTATTTCCCtcactttttattaataaaaaattgagTTTGTTTCAATGTGAAGTTTGTTAAATTACAAAACATACTTGAAACACTTACTCTCCCCCGACAATATAAGCCTATACATCATTTTTCTCTCATCCATGGTGATATATAGGGACCATTTTGTACCTCGAGTTTCACAAGCTCAAGTGATGTGTATAATCCGCAAGTGTACAGTTGTCGTTAAGTATTAAAATATATTGAACCCATAAGGATTGGATATAAGCACTAGAAATCAATCactgtgaattagctaaacaatcgatgATTGagaatttatggactaaagtgaAGAGAAACAAGATtaggagaaagaggaagaaagagagagaaTTTGATAGAGTTGAGGATTGATTGAAACTTTTATTGAGGAAAATGTTATAAAagtttggtttcattgtgatgttaATCAATGAACTAAGAATCACCAATTATTCATCCTCTATCCCTATACATATGTAGGAAGTTTGATTCATTATCAACACTTTCCTGCGGTGGTCATGTCGGAGTGTCATCTGCATGAACATCCAATGCTACCTAATGGAAGTGATTTCTATGAAATCCAGTTCAAGGAAATcccttgtcactagggtcccCTAGTGATACATCCATAAGAATACACAAAACACTTGATAACATGAACATAGAAATAACCCAATAAACCTAATTCAACACTTCTTTGTAGAGAATTACTTCCCTTTCAAGACGATGCTCTAGATATCTGGTTAAAGGGTTATCCTTGTCACTAGATAATCCGCAAGTGTACAGTTGTCGTTAAGTAATAAAATATATTGAACCCATAAGGATTGGATATAAGCACTAGAAATCAATCactgtgaattagctaaacaatcgatgGTTGagaatttatggactaaagtgaAGAGAAACAAGATtaggagaaagaggaagaaagagagagagaatttGAGAGAGTTGAGGATTGATTGAAACTTTTATTGAGGAAAACGTTAtaagagttcggtttcattgtgatgttaATCAATGAACTAAGGATCACCAATTATTCATCCTCTATCCCTATACATATGTAGGAAGTTTGATTCATTATCAACACTTTCCTGCGGTGGTCATGTCGGAGTGTCATCTGTATGAACATCCAATGCTACCTAATGGAAGTGATTTCTATGAAATCCGGTTCAAGGAATTcccttgtcactagggtcccCTAGTGAAACATCCATAAGAATATACAAAACACTTGATAACATGAACATAGAAATAACTCAATAAACCTAATTCAACACTTCTTTGTAGAGAATTACTCCCCTTTCAAGACGATTCTCTAGATATTAAGCACAATCACATCACACACACATTAGATCAAATAAATACAAGACATAAGCAATGTCATATGGAAAGAAAATTGACAAATCCAAGAGTGTACATCAATCTCACAGTATAATTActctcttaatcctagaacaataagatCTACTCTATAATAGGGAGGAAAGAATCCTAAGATAATAAAATCATAAGCTCAAAACTAAATCTAAAGAGAAGAAGCTTATCTAAGATGTTTAGTGTTCTTCAAATCCAATCCATTAGTCTATTCATgcaactctaattcacaaaagagttcatctaattttaattttgacaaattcctcgaaatcttataggcatccacgatggatgcccacagtgcctTCCAAAGAAACgcgtttagagcatacctgatgttaagtataaaaaaaaaatttaaaaggttTCACTGCCACTCCCATACCCATCCACGTGCaccccttttattttcttttccccctttcttcttcttcctttttctcctcctctttctcttctcccgCAGCGACAAACAACCGAGCTCTCCCCCTTCTTCTTCTCAAGCACAGCAGCCCTTGTTTCCTCCTCCCGcaccccttctcctcctccagcaAAGGGCAGAGCACGATTTTCTCCGGCCACTAGCCCTTGCTTCTCCTTTCTTGTTGTCCTGCTTCTCAGCAGCATCGTCGGAGCTCCTCAGAATCTAACGGAGTTCGTTGGGCCACCGAAAAAAAGGGGAAAACAAAGCCCTAGTTGTTGCCCTCTTTTCTAGCCAAGCACAGCAGCCACCGGAGCTAGCTGTGGCCTTCCCCGGAGCTCGCCGAGACAACCAGTGAAAAAGGGAAAAGGTTTTCCCTTGCCCCTTCACTATCCCAGCAACCTTATTTGTTTTCAACCTTCCCTAATTGCCATAGTTACCTTTTGTTTCTCCAACAGTAGCCATAGCTGCTGTCCTTTTCTTGGCAGTACCGCCAGAGTTCGCCGGAGCTCGCCGGAGCTAGCTGAAACATCCAGGGACAAAGGGAAAACAACCCTAGTTGTTGTCCTCTTTTTCCAGCAACCACAGTAAAGCATAGAAGGTATATTTTGGGTTGCTTTGTATTAAATTGATATGTAGTTAGGAGGGTTATCTAGGTTAGAGAAGAGTTTTCATTTAGGAATGTGAAGTGGTACAAGATAGTGAGATCAAAAATAATGATCTAGTGGCTTCGAGTCGTAAATCATGTTCAGATTTTGTCatgattttattatcattttgcttatttgaattattatatattgtagatacgagctcgagtggagcaCGGTGACTTGCCGACACTCGAAGATTTTTGTTGTACATAAGGTggatacatctactcttgtatattcccttgtgcatgaataaatatataaattggatTATGTACATGTTGTATCATTGTTTTCAAATGGGgattaaactgatattataaatagcgaaatgggttaaaatattaaaatcattggaaggtaaataattgatattatttcttgttcacaTGTGGGTTCATACTGGAATTTATATGGGAAtggttgtttttaaaaaaaaaataaagaaatattctgaattactcttctgttgataccttatttttttgacttgcttgacctttcatattccattcttttgatactctatctgttgatacttttagctttttatctgtgaaccctataatgataaattaacAGACTGATAAATGGATAAATATAATCATAAAGGTGAAATAATAAAGATGGTAAATAAAGAATATTAAAAAGTGAAGACGGTAAGCCTAGCTTTATATCAGAACTTTATATTAGAGTACTGGACCACCCACATATTATTGTGGTAGCGCGACGGCCCGTGGTCCAGAGTACCTGACCGTACACTCAAGGCGTGGTGGCGTGATGTAGCCCTcggtcagtgtttattatgtcttccaccggtgagggcTGATAGCCCGTATGTCAAATGACGTATGCTACAGTCTTATACTCTGAGGAGGCTTTTAGCCTATCCATGTGATATTAcactctgatgatattggcttaagtgattcactttttagttgatttattaGATTTAGACTATGGATATACATGTTGATATTACCATGATAACTTGTATACCgattgattaaataataagattgaagaattgattttaattgatGATGACAAATGGTGATAAGGTGAAGATCCTAAACTCTAATATAAAAAttttacctgattatagataatgagaagataattatacatatatatgtataaatgtagaacTTAAGAATAAcctaaagttgtaacaaaagattGTGAACTACTCTATTTCTCTGACTTCTTAAacaagattaaattcatgcacttctttcttgagtatccacttagccatttggctaaCTTTCTACATTTTTTGGCCTCTAGTTTTGTAGGCAcagggatccttttgatattGTAGTTGATTTTGGACTTCCATAGGGTTGCTCAGAGATCTCGGCGTGCTGATTttctggtttgttttacttttgtttcgtTGTATTTACGTTCTGAAATTTTATTCCAGATGTCGTTGATCTGTATAGTCTTGTAGTCTACGAAAAACtaagacatatatataaatttgatacATTTCTTGGTTATTCTATTTGAATAGTTCCTAGGGTTTCTTATATTATA is drawn from Zingiber officinale cultivar Zhangliang chromosome 1B, Zo_v1.1, whole genome shotgun sequence and contains these coding sequences:
- the LOC121981410 gene encoding KH domain-containing protein SPIN1-like isoform X2, with translation MSSLYSQRSSSPAAPVSSQTSSKEDIDRIGVANNSQYLAKLLSEHQKLGPFMQVLPICSHLLNKEILRVSGMVSSQGFGDCNWRQQRSPSPMANSESICNSGTCISILNAPQQEMLGFSQGVAIDWRGALTSPKSCIIKKVLRLEIPVDTYPNFNFVGRLLGPRGNSLKRIEASTGCRVYIRGKGSIKDSDKEEKMRGRPGYEHLNDPLHILIEVESPANTIDARLRHAHEVIEELLKPVDHYKKQQLQELAMLNSGSRDGSPHPSGSVSPFYNAMKRAQAGW
- the LOC121981410 gene encoding KH domain-containing protein SPIN1-like isoform X3; protein product: MSSLYSQRSSSPAAPVSSQTSSKEDIDSQYLAKLLSEHQKLGPFMQVLPICSHLLNKEILRVSGMVSSQGFGDCNWRQQRSPSPMANSESICNSGTCISILNAPQQEMLGFSQGVAIDWRGALTSPKSCIIKKVLRLEIPVDTYPNFNFVGRLLGPRGNSLKRIEASTGCRVYIRGKGSIKDSDKEEKMRGRPGYEHLNDPLHILIEVESPANTIDARLRHAHEVIEELLKPVDELQDHYKKQQLQELAMLNSGSRDGSPHPSGSVSPFYNAMKRAQAGW
- the LOC121981410 gene encoding KH domain-containing protein SPIN1-like isoform X1, giving the protein MSSLYSQRSSSPAAPVSSQTSSKEDIDRIGVANNSQYLAKLLSEHQKLGPFMQVLPICSHLLNKEILRVSGMVSSQGFGDCNWRQQRSPSPMANSESICNSGTCISILNAPQQEMLGFSQGVAIDWRGALTSPKSCIIKKVLRLEIPVDTYPNFNFVGRLLGPRGNSLKRIEASTGCRVYIRGKGSIKDSDKEEKMRGRPGYEHLNDPLHILIEVESPANTIDARLRHAHEVIEELLKPVDELQDHYKKQQLQELAMLNSGSRDGSPHPSGSVSPFYNAMKRAQAGW